DNA sequence from the Pungitius pungitius chromosome 3, fPunPun2.1, whole genome shotgun sequence genome:
TTgtgaaaattacattttctttgaaatATCAATTCTATatcttcttttttgtcttttatcttGTATTGCCCCCCACTATGAGATCAAATCTTTGAGTCAGTCTTATTTAGCATTCGACAGTACCTTGTTAGGCTAGACGTTTCCTGCTTTTTCATAAGTGAACATTCGGAGCCAAAGAACATTTCCTGCAAAGTACAACAAGGCTGATGAATTGCAAACAATGCACAACAGACAGATGTGAAAGTAGAGGCCTGGAGCTGATCCAAAATGGAAACCTACCCCAACCTGTCATGCCGAAAAGAAACCGGAGGACAGTCAGACCTGTAGCTTTGATATCAACATGGGtattgaaaatatttcaatttttcGATACCAGAGGAAACAGATGCCGCAAAATATTTCTCTATTTTTAATCAAAACATAATTGTAACAAGGCTTTTTTAGTCTGGTGCGTTTTGAAAGCAATTTAAAGGTTCTATCTTTAAATATCAGTGCtgaaaaacaggaaatacaGTTTTTCATTATCCTAAGAGGAGGTTAAAAAAACATAGGGACTCATCACAACCTCTGGGTAATTCACACAGCAATCACAACATCAATCAACCAAGCTAGAAGAAGGTGACGTATTCAATGAGAGCATTCTGTACATGCCCTACTTCTAGTTCAACGTGCAGCCAGAATCGACTGCGTGTCTGAGGAACATCTTGCCGAAGCAATAAATGTCCATCAATGGAGTTTCCAGCTGTTTTGGTTGTTACTCATCTTGTTTAGCTTTTAATACAGGCAGCCTTTGTCTTTCCTCATGGAGTCCATTGTTGCCAGACCTCTGTCTACAGACAGTTTTCCTTCAAAAAGAAATTGTTTGTTCAATCGtagtatgtttatttttttggtgcTAAACTAAAATCTTAATGAGTAGTGCGTAAAAAAGGTTTACAAGACATCAGAGGCAGGTGCTGAGGTGAGCACAAGTCGGTCAAACCTTGGTGAGAGCAAATGTAACTCTGGAGCTGCTTGGTTTGACACGGGTACTACTCGTATTATTACAAATGTGCATCCGTGTGAGAGTGAAATGAGGTACATTATCCAGTCCCATGTTTAAATATTAGATTCCCAAGGATGATGCACTGGTTAGATTTGTTCCGGTTGATTTTAAAGTTATTAAGATAAAGAACTGATGAAACCCAAAACAAAGAACTAAATACGTAACTTAATCTTTGTTCACACTAACATTCAAACGGTGGTTTATGACTAAACATTCAGCACAAGCTGCGGTCAGTTATGGAGGTTTACAGTATTCTATGATGCGTTTGTCATCATTTCTTTGCTACGTTGCAGCCATAGATTGCACATATTTCACATCAGAGCAACACAGGAGGATGGCCTGTGCCCTCCCTGTGTGTTGTGAGAGCAGCTCTATGGACATTCAGATTGCCTCATGtcatttttcttactttcaCCACACTAGAAAAAATGATATCATAAAATGCTATTGCAGGTAGGGTTTACTGACTGTTACGAGATAGAATGTTCCTTAGCTATGATATCACAAGCAtttcatgaaacattttttcTCAAAATCCTAATTTATGACAGTGCTTAGAGGAGGCACAGCGTGGTTCTCTTTGTTTTGCCATATGcagtatttcactgtatttcCCCAGAGTAGTTCGAAGTGTTTACTTTGGTTTgcttttcattgtatttttgagtttaatttatctttgtgtttcattttgaaGTTGCTTCAAAGTCCAAAGACAACATTTAGTACTGCACGTCGGCCTGACTCTGCTCTGCTGACATTGTATGTCACTTCCAAGGAATGTGAGCTTTtccaatataaaatgtttttgtccagcaaaaagtaaataatctGTGTCCCTTTCCTCTCTTGTAatgatttttagtttttacagatgcttttatccaaagccggTTTGCAATCTGGAGATCCGGTTTTATACAGCAGATTTAGATATGGTTTATACTGCTGACAACCAGCTGTACGTTTGATcaagggacacaaacacaattcaATGTCCCTCCACCAGAGCTTTGAACCCACAGCGTGCACTTTTGGCCCAGTCCCAGAGCCTCCCTCTCTACCGAGCAGTGCCCACTGTCTAAACCATCAGTTTTTCTGTACACAATGAATCATTTTTatgaaggaggaaaaggaagccTACTTGCAACACGTCAGCATGTTCACTGTCATTTACTTTGGTTAATGTCACGCTGTGCTCAGGGCACATGGACATAATCTGATGTAAAACTCCTAGGCTCTCCTCGTCCTTTTTCATTGCACATCTCTCTGCATGTGGCTCAAATCAGAATCATCTGCTAATTGACAATTTACAGGCCTCGAGAAAATCCCTAATGGACCTGATATTAAATCCCCTTCAGTtatttaaagtgtctttttgGAGTGCCTTGCCGAAAAccaggctttttcttttttacaagacGGGCGAGTTAAGCCCGCGTGTGTGTCGGAATGGGCCAGCCAGGCCGGGGCGGCTGTTAGATGGGATTATGGGACGACAGTAGGGAAGGGCAGTGCGACATTGGAGAGAGGGGAAGGGCCAGATCGGCATACAATAACTTCCAGATGGACTGCAGGTCCTGGTTCTCTCACTGGAGATACATACTCAGCCTGGTTAGCTTGTGCTAAGGGACTTCCACTTAGCTTCTTTATAATGAGATTCAATGGGGTTTTATGTGGAAAGTTAGATAACATAAATTCAAATATGCCCGCTTGGCCCTTTGATGCACTATTAAGGCTTTGAACAAATACACTTGAACTATTAAACTCAAGTCTGGAATCTTTGGTGCAAATGAATGatacttttccttttaatgaAGAGCACCTTCCTTCAAACTGTCTGTTGTTTTTGAGGACAGCAAAACGAGTTCAAACTTTTTGTGTTCTTTACAGATAGTGTTGGCCCCAGCAGCAGTCCAATTCTGTTCTCTCATCTCTATTAAAAGATGAAGCCAGACTGAAGAGATCACAAATGGTCCTAGAATTGTCTAAATGATTTGAGATTATTAGTGATTATTCTTTTTCAGCCACATTTACACTATGACCCGTGTGTAAACCTGTGAACTGTGTATTTCTGTTCTGCTTACTGATGAATAAATGGATTcttaagaaaaaatgttttgggaCCTTTTAACTTTTGGGCAATTCTGCAAACTAAACCATTCActtgcttttcattttcacaaattgCAAACATTGTCAATTTGAAGAAAGCATAATTTCAATCCCACTAACCATACAAAGCAACAAGTAAAACGTTTGGAGGGAACCCTAATTCCCCCAAACTTTTAATTAAGCACATGATGTTTATCAGTTAATTAGTAGTAGTTTTATTCAGTCATTACAGGCAGTATATGAGAAGAACATATATACAAACTAATATACattgtatatgaaaaggtatagatttagatttaagCAAACCATAATCCTTCCTGAAGTGTTCCTATGCTGTTGCCTCATCTTTCCTCCACACTGCTCTCTAAGTGCTGCACTTTGTACTACTGCAAATAACTGATTTTATATTTAAGCTAACCgttttgctgatgtgttttagGTTTTGGGATGTAGTTCCATTCCAGAAGAACAAAGAAGTTTGACAAAAAGTAACCGAGACCTCCCGTTCCATGTGAGCATTAACCCAACTTAAAAATTGAATTAATTTTGATGCCTTATTGACATCTATGAAAGCTGATCTAagttcaccaaaaaaaactcaCAGGATTCATTTGAAAAGGGTCAGCAAAACGGAAGACTAACTATGCAATTTCCATAAATACTGGAATGGCCCTTCCAGCGAATCCAATTCAATAACACTAAAGACCGAAACCGTGCTTTGACAGCTAAATGAATGTATGATGAGTATTATCAGGCAGGTTAAGGCTCAGAATTCCAAGATAACGGGCTGGGGATTTGTTGATTTCAGTGGGCGCTCTGTGAAGAGCCTCCCTTCAAGTGAAATGCATCTCCAGCTGAGAAAAGATAGAGAAAGAGGTGCTGACATGACCCAGGACCCTGCCATCAGCATAACTCATGATCTAATGAGAGCTCTGTGAGAGCGAAAGCAATAGAAGATAATGTCCCTACATTGTCTTTACCTTGAATTTTGTTTATTGATCTGTTCAACATTTGGAGTGGATAGTATActgtaagtgcttctttttcttctacaaCAAGTGCAACATGCAGAAAAATTAACTAAAGGGAGTTATTATTATCCCTATTATATCACAAACTGTGATCTTCTCCCGTCCTTAAACAAGTACTTTTGTGTCCTAAAACTAACAGACCATTTCATAATGTTAAGCGCGTGGCACTGCACATTCCTATAGGCAGTACACGGACATGGAAATAAAAATAGACTTTTAGAgctcttttctagtcttctgaccactcaaagtgcttcaacACTACATGTCATAATGCAGACATCCACCCACTGACACTGATCACAGGGACTCCCGTGCCAGGGGCCACCTGCCCACCACGGTTAGCGAATCATTCACACGGCACTAGCACTTTGGGGTCAAGCGTTAAGGACAAGTCGACATGGACAATCGAAGCCGGGGATCGAACTGTTGCTGTAATAATTCATTGACTTGTTGAGACACTTCAGGTTTCTGTGCATGTATAGTATCTTTGAAATTATTCAAGAAAACCAGATCTTGGTTTGGCTTGTACATCgataattcaaacaaacaatatcTTATGAACCCTTTCTTAATAATAAAACACCTTAAAATAAATtgcactttaatttaatttcaaagtgaGTTTTATGTAAAGCAGTGTACTGATACTCTTGAATAGAATATAGCAAACATTTAGAGGTatgaaaatgtttattcatcAGGTGTGCAAAAATGTCAATATatccaaaaatattttaatgaaacATGGAATAAAGGGACAATGcacaaatgcatgcatgcaatcATATCCTCCGGTTATCCGTACTGGTCAACGCAGTCTCTAACTCTACTCACTGTAATGCTAGCCAGAACCTTTTCTTTCAGCTTTCCTGCGACTCCTTACACGGATTGTATTCCAAGTAAGTCATTCGGGAGTGGGATTTGTGTGCTGCTCTCTTTTCCAGCACTCGCCACGGCTTAACAGCGGCCCTGTAAGACTGCATCTGGTTGCTGTCCTGTTTCACCTTAATATAGTTTGTCACAAGTCACAAGTTTGGACCATTGGAGCAAGTATCACGCAACTAGCATAGACCTGTACAAGATATTTGAATAGACCCTTCAGACTAACAATCTCacaatggaagttattttaGTTCATCTTTAACTTGATTTAATTCATCTGTATGTAAATCACGGTAAAGGACTGTAATTGAACTTTTTATATTCTTACTGTCAAAGCGCAATGAAATTTTTGCTCGGTTATTGTCAGAAAATGTTGATCATTCTGTATGGATTCAATGCACTTTCACCCGATACATCAAAGAGTAGCAAAAcgtattttggcacatatgaaTAATTAGGACTCAAAACTGCAATAACTTTTTTCATCTGTGATGCCAAGAGGCCATCGACCCGAGCTCCACCTACTTTACAAGTCTGGTGGtattgtatatattttacttATTGTCAACAAATGCCCTGAAAATACCCaaaccaaaaatatataaataaacaataaaacaagccATGTTTTGAGTCAACCCTACATGGTTTCTGTGCCTGCTGCcaggcaaagaaaaaaacaatacttgaatccctcccttctccttacattgaatttgttgacattaAGAAATTCAACATAATAATGGCAGCCACAATCAATCACCATGCTGTATCTACGTGGAGCTCTACAAGGTATGACGAAACCATCATTCCCTAGAGGTAAATACATCTAGGCCTCTCATTCTCTAGAAGTGGATCTCATCAATGGTGTATTCTGAAAAATTATCCTCATTTTTACATCAGGTCAACTTTTTGGATAGTTGTTGTTAGCCAGTTAGTGTCAGGCTTTGTGTATTTTACAGCTTCCTCCCACAAACATTGAGGTATTAATGAAAACCTGCACTTTGCATTTGAGTGTTGAAAACAATCGTATCTGTACAATTGCTACAATATGCATAAGTAAAGAGGTCGGGCACTGTTCACTACACACAGTGATGCATGTAAAAGTGCTTCTGTGAGAATGTATGGCCATAAAAGGCTTTGGCAATGATCACGGCTGTACTTCACTCTCATTGCTTGGCATCAGCAGCCCACAAGTGGGGTGTTGGACCTTGATTCATTTCAGACTTGTACGCTGGCATAACTGTTTCCTCTAAGGGTCCATATTAGCTGTCAGTCCAGTGAGTCCCAGCGCTACTCAGCCCCACTTGGTACTGATAGGATGGATCCCGGATAGATAGAGCGCTTTGTGTCGAATAGGCTGAGAAATCTCTGTGAGGCCGGAGTGGAGACCCTGGTTTCTTCTGGTACAAAGGTGGATGGCCTGACCTTTCTCTGGATCCTGAAACGCCTGGAGagacagatgaagaggaggatgaaggaggtATTACAGGCAGACCTCGCTGAACCGTAGCTGAGTTGTAGATACCCAAATCAGCCTGTGGTCTAGATGCCATGGATGATGTGGGATGCGGTACCGGAGTGACCGTGGCAGCATTGCTGAAGTGAGCAGTGAAGGGCTGGTACGGGACGCCCTCCATACTATAGCGAGGGTAGGGCTGCATCGTAGCCCACATGTTGCAATTTATTGAAGAGGAGTTGGCCAAGTCATCCGTGTCCCCTACTACCGATGCAGACTCCGTCTCAATACTACCGTACATGCAAGCCTCTCTAGAGGTAATTGCCTCTGTGCAGTAAGGATGAGACATCAACGGCGACTCATAAGCAGAAGCTGAACGAAGGTAATGCTCCTCTGAGACCACAGATGCTGTCTCCAAATACGGCCGCTTACATCCAAGCTCTAGGTGTCTGGCATTATCTGCAAATGATACAGTTAAAagcatattttaatttaaaccaGGGAGTAGGTGATGGAAATGTCATATTCTGTACAATagataaaacaacaacagctgtgaACATACCTCTGTGTTTAAAGCAGTGGTACAGAAGGCTGGGATCTCGGCTCTGAGGGAAGTGGCTCGAGATAGGATCTTGGGAGTCTGAGTTCGACAGAGTCTCATACTGATAGGAGGACCGCACTTGAGGGTGCCCCGGGAGAACTCCTTGTCCGAGCTTCCCTGCTAGGTGGCTATGTGACGAGATGAGCCTCTGGCGAACCATGTTCTTTGAAATAACTGGATAATCTTTTCTGTATAACAAGCAGCAACGGAGGAAAAAAGGAATCCGTCTGACATACTTCCAATTCCACAAGACGGTCTGTCAAGAAGGCAAGGTATCTTTTTTTTAtcgaaacataaaataaatctcCTGGACTGCTGATGTTTATGAGAGACTTCCAAATGGCTAAATGATCTTACAAGACCTGTCTTATTTTCCTGCTTCTTTTTTGTGTAAACCTACCCCTGTAGTCTTGAAACGCGTAGATCTCCTTCTTCACTACCCCGAAATCCTTTGGCAAATGGATTGTTTTCTATCTTTAGCTGAGTGatctagaaaaaaaatgtttcatcaaaGATTTCATTGGTATCAAACTAATGGTAGATGAAACTATTACAGAAAGTTTCTTTAAATTGGGGGATGGGTGAGCTGTAAACAATCTCCTGGAAACATTTACTACCATTTCAGCTTTCAtacttttttcaaaaatgaaataacacaaTCAATGTTACTCTTGTTTGTCTAAAACTGATGATATTGCATGAATTGTATTTCATAGGTGCTTTACCTTATGGTTTTGGTAAGAGGTTACCGAGATGAAGGCTGTCTCATTAAAGGCATGAGTACAGTAGGCAGTGTTCTTGGATCCAAAGGCATTGTTTTCATCGGCTTTGACTATGTGTAGCCTGGGCTGGTACTTGTGCATAGAGTTCAGGATGATCTaggaagggaaagagaagattacacattttattttcacttctTAAGACAACAGTCTATCAACAGCCACTAGTGTGTAGTATAACTTTTTTTCATAACTAGCTGGCGAAGAAATTGACAATGTTTACTGGCTTAAAGTGTAAAGTACTAAATTCCACAGTTGAAGTTTTGCAGTTGCTGACGTACTAGCAGTGTAATGGCAACAAGAGACATTCCACTAAACAATTACAAACTCCTTTAAGGTTGGGACACTCGGCTATATATTTTTGCCACTCTCTCCAGGATATGGAGTAAACTTTGTTTTCGTACAGCAGCATAGGCTGTTACTACTATTCAGTGAATCCAATTACTACATTGAGACTGATATGAGTTAATGCCCTAGGACATAATTCTAAAGCTCATGATAATGAAATCAATTCCTCAGCACATTTCCCTTGAGGTTAGAGTCTACGTACATAGGTGCTTGAAAAATGAACTGCACAACATCCCAACATTACCTAAATAATTTGCTCTCGTTGTAGTGTTTAGTATTCAGTGTTAACTTGTCCGAGCAGGTT
Encoded proteins:
- the tbx4 gene encoding T-box transcription factor TBX4: MLQEKLSAVTDECLRVQSGGETDLLPEHSPLGLSTAPTILSSTEPNQKIENIKVALHERELWKKFHEAGTEMIITKAGRRMFPSYKVKVTGMNPKTKYILLIDVVPADDHRYKFCDNKWMVAGKAEPAMPGRLYVHPDSPAIGAHWMRQLVSFQKLKLTNNHLDPFGHIILNSMHKYQPRLHIVKADENNAFGSKNTAYCTHAFNETAFISVTSYQNHKITQLKIENNPFAKGFRGSEEGDLRVSRLQGKDYPVISKNMVRQRLISSHSHLAGKLGQGVLPGHPQVRSSYQYETLSNSDSQDPISSHFPQSRDPSLLYHCFKHRDNARHLELGCKRPYLETASVVSEEHYLRSASAYESPLMSHPYCTEAITSREACMYGSIETESASVVGDTDDLANSSSINCNMWATMQPYPRYSMEGVPYQPFTAHFSNAATVTPVPHPTSSMASRPQADLGIYNSATVQRGLPVIPPSSSSSSVSPGVSGSRERSGHPPLYQKKPGSPLRPHRDFSAYSTQSALSIRDPSYQYQVGLSSAGTHWTDS